The stretch of DNA TGCTGAAGtcagagagaaaagagaaaaagggTTATGTTTTAGATGTGATGAACCTTATAATAAAGAACATCGATGTAAAAACAGACAATTTAAGATGATCCTTATGGAAGAAGAGGAGGAAGAAGGAGTAGAAGAAGGGGAGGAACCCCTTCAGTCTTTTAGATCTTTGCATCTATCATTGTGTTCCCTGTCTGGATTCACTACGACTAGATCTTGGAAAGTGGAGGGATTGTTAGAAGGTGTAGCAGTGGTCATCCTAATTGATTGTGGTGCTTCCCATAATTTCATAGCTATTGAGTTGGTGGAAAGACTGCACTTAACAGTTATGGAAACCTCTCCTTACATGGTAGAAGTAGGAGATGGACATAAAGTAAGATGCAAGGGAAAGTGTGCACAGTTAAAATTTCAGATGCAGAACTTAGAAGCAATCCAAGACTTTTATTTGTTCACACTCAAGGGGGTTGACATGGTGTTAGGTTTGGATTGGCTAGCAGGGTTGGGAGAAATTAAAGCAGATTTTGGAAAGCTGGAACTAACTCTGAAACAAGGAGAAAAGTTCATCAGAATAGCTGGAAATCCAGCCTTAACTAAAACTGAACTCCCTTTTGGAGCACTGATGCAAGTTTTAAAAGAAGAAGGTGAGGGATTATTAATTCAATGTGAAAGAACCAAAACGGAATTAGATTCTCAAAAGACCCTACCaaaaaattttctgaaattaCTAGACGAATTTGATGAGATATGTTCAGACCCAAAGGAGCTGCCTCCAGTTAGAAAGCATGATCATGCTATCCATCTCAAAGAGGGAGCTTCAATTCCTCATTTGAGGCCTTACAGGTACCCACATTATCAGAAAACAGAGATAGAAAGATTGGTAGCAGAGATGCTGGAATCTGGGGTAATTAGGCACAGTATTAGTCCATATTCAAGTCCTATTATACTAGTGAAAAAGAAGGATGGGGGGTGGAGGTTTTGTGTAGATTATAGAGCATTGAACAAGATAACGATACCTAACAAATTCCCTATTCCAATTATAGAGGAACTTTTGGATGAAATTGGTGGAGCCACTGTGTTCACTAAATTGGACTTGAAATCGGGTTATCATCAGAGGAACTATTGGATGAAATTGGTGGAGCCACTATGTTCACTAAATTGGACTTGAAATCGGGTTATCATCAAATCAGAATGAAGGAAACTGATATTGAAAAAACAGCTTTTAGAACTCATGAAGGTCATTATGAGTTTGTGGTGATGCCTTTTGGCTTGATTAATGCCCCTTCTACATTCCAAGCTCTAATGAATGAGGTTTTAAGACCCTTTTTGATACAATTTGCATTGGTTTTCTTTGATGACATCTTGGTTTATAGTAGAGATGAGGTTGCACATGAAGATCATTTGCGGAAAGTGCTTGAAGCATTAAGAGGAAATTCCTTACtggtcaacaaaaaaaaatgtagttttgctCAGCCAAGCCTAGAGTATTTGGGTCATGTTATCTCTGAGGCAGGAGTGGCAGCCGACCAGACAAAGGTAGAGGCTGTAAAATCTTGGCCTGTTCCTAAAGACTTGAAGAGTTTAAGAGGATTTTTGGGGCTGACAGGCTATTATAGGAGATTTGTACAGAATTATGGTAGAATCACCAAGCCCTTGACTGACTTATTGAAGAAGGACAATTTTGTGTGGAATGAGGAAGCCACTACAGCATTCCAAACTCTGAAACAGGCCATGGTTAGTTTACCATTGTTAGCAGTACCTGATTTTTCTAAGACATTTATTGTTGAAACTGATGCATCTAGTAAAGGGCTAGGGGCTGTCTTGATGCAAGAAGGGAAACCTTTAGCTTTTTGGAGTAAAGGTCTTTCCCCCAGAGCTCAAGTTAAATCAGTTTATGAGAGAGAGTTGATGGCTTTGGTACAAGCTGTTCAGAAATGGAAACACTACCTCATGGGTAGACATTTTGTTATAAAGACTGACCAAAGGAGTTTGAAATTCCTCACAGATCAAAGGTTGTTTAGTGAGGAGCAATTCAAGTGGGCAGTGAAACTCATAGGTTTGGATTTTGAGATCCAGTTTAAACCTGGCAAAGAGAATACAGTAGCAGATGCATTGTCAAGAAAAACCATGTATACTGCTATCTCTGTAATTGATTTGGCTGATGCTGAAGATTGGTTTCAAGAAATGGAAACTGATCCTAAATGGAAGAAGGTGATCCAGGATTTAGCTTGTGATCCTAATGCTCATCCTGGTTTTCAATTTCAAGCAGGCAGATTGTTATACAAAGGAAGACTGGTTTTGAAAAAGGGTTCTAACAAAATTCCTCTGATTTTAGCTGAATGCCATGACAGTGTGACTGGAGGCCATTCGGGATTTTTCAGAACCTACAAGAGAGTTTCCAGTTTTTTCTACTGGGAAGGTATGAGAAGCTATGTAAAGCAGTATGTAGAGGCTTGTGATATCTGTCAAAGACAGAAACATTCCACATTAGCCCCTGCAGGGTTATTACAGCCATTACCAATACCAACACAGGTGTGGCAAGACATTTCTATGGATTTTATTTCTGGTTTGCCTAAAACTAAGGGGAAGGATACTATATTGGTGGTAGTGGACAGACTCACAAAATATGCTCATTTTTATCCACTTGGGCATCCTTTCAATGCAAAGGATGTGGCTGCTTTGTTTGTCAAAGAAGTAGTTCGTTTACATGGATTTCCTACATCCATCGTTTCAGACAGGGATCCGATATTTTTGAGTCAATTCTGGCAGGAATTGTTCTTGGCTGGAACTACACTCAAGTACAGCACTGTGTATCACCCTCAGACAGATGGCCAGACTGAGGTGGTCAATAGGAGTTTGGAAACTTATCCTAGGTGCTTTGCTGGACCTAAACCAAAAAGTTGGGTGGACTGGCTCTCTTGGGCAGAATTTTGGTTTAACACCACCTACAACATTTCAGCTAGAATGACCCCTTTCAAGGCTTTGTATGGAAGAGATCCCCCGACAATGATTAAAGGGTGTACTTTTACTTCTAAGAT from Cicer arietinum cultivar CDC Frontier isolate Library 1 chromosome 3, Cicar.CDCFrontier_v2.0, whole genome shotgun sequence encodes:
- the LOC101498582 gene encoding uncharacterized protein; the protein is MALEGKALSWYHWWEKCNPNPNWEGFKIAVVRRFQPSMVQNPFEQLLSLKQTGTVDEYVEDFEKYVGAMRTIDQEFVRGIFLNGLKQELQAEVKLYELNSLSEMIQKVILIEQKNMLVNMKNGYSYASRTNGNSRSMPYSKTITLESKLSSDQKSSTMSGTGQSQSVESVKNRGGEFKHLTSAEVREKREKGLCFRCDEPYNKEHRCKNRQFKMILMEEEEEEGVEEGEEPLQSFRSLHLSLCSLSGFTTTRSWKVEGLLEGVAVVILIDCGASHNFIAIELVERLHLTVMETSPYMVEVGDGHKVRCKGKCAQLKFQMQNLEAIQDFYLFTLKGVDMVLGLDWLAGLGEIKADFGKLELTLKQGEKFIRIAGNPALTKTELPFGALMQVLKEEGEGLLIQCERTKTELDSQKTLPKNFLKLLDEFDEICSDPKELPPVRKHDHAIHLKEGASIPHLRPYRYPHYQKTEIERLVAEMLESGVIRHSISPYSSPIILVKKKDGGWRFCVDYRALNKITIPNKFPIPIIEELLDEIGGATVFTKLDLKSGYHQRNYWMKLVEPLCSLNWT